A window of the Arachis duranensis cultivar V14167 chromosome 5, aradu.V14167.gnm2.J7QH, whole genome shotgun sequence genome harbors these coding sequences:
- the LOC107490116 gene encoding uncharacterized protein LOC107490116: MGRKCSHCGNIGHNSRTCTTSPMMMMMRGGTTNNNSFVGLRLFGVQLDISSSSCCVAMKKSFSMDSLPSSSSTTTTTSSFSSSRLPIDDNITLNNNNSSAFGYLSDGLIVPPQDRKKGVPWTEEEHRTFLVGLEKLGKGDWRGISRNYVTTRTPTQVASHAQKYFLRLATINKKKRRSSLFDLVGIGNNNTKTEFHDAVGGITNCKSGDSSVIVCNESKLEEVVENNDIDHATLSLLGRLTPFHQEIKSDNDLKVKTINHDNYNHNHQHQHQHQAQPFWPHHQQHMNSSSTVPDLELTLAAPEDQNKSTSPGSFFFGPISVT, translated from the exons ATGGGGAGGAAGTGTTCACATTGTGGGAACATAGGGCACAATTCAAGAACATGCACAACATCacctatgatgatgatgatgagaggaggaacaacaaataataatagtttTGTAGGGCTTAGGCTCTTTGGGGTTCAACTTGATATATCATCTTCATCATGTTGTGTTGCAATGAAGAAAAGTTTTAGCATGGATTCATTGCCCTCTTCATCTTCAACAACTACTActacttcttccttctcatCTTCAAGATTACCCATTGATGATAACATCACcctcaacaacaataattcttCTGCTTTTGGCTACCTTTCAGATGGTCTCATCGTTCCTCCGCAAGACAGGAAAAAGg gaGTACCATGGACAGAAGAAGAGCACAGAACTTTCCTGGTTGGACTTGAGAAACTAGGAAAGGGTGACTGGAGAGGAATATCTAGAAACTATGTGACCACAAGGACTCCAACCCAAGTTGCAAGCCATGCTCAAAAATACTTTCTCAGATTGGCAACTATCAATAAGAAGAAGAGACGCTCAAGTCTCTTTGACTTG GTTGGCATAGGCAACAATAACACAAAAACAGAATTTCATGATGCTGTTGGTGGCATAACTAATTGCAAATCAGGAGATTCAAGTGTAATTGTTTGTAATGAGtcaaaattagaagaagttgtTGAGAATAATGACATTGATCATGCCACTCTATCACTTCTAGGGCGCCTTACCCCATTTCATCAAGAAATCAAATCAGATAATGACCTAAAAGTAAAAACCATTAACCATGATAATTATAATCATAatcatcaacatcaacatcaacatcaagcTCAACCATTTTGGCCTCATCATCAACAACACATGAATTCTTCGTCAACAGTGCCTGATTTGGAGCTCACTCTTGCAGCTCCAGAagatcaaaataaatcaacatcCCCCGGTTCCTTCTTTTTTGGTCCAATTAGTGTTACTTAA